In Acinetobacter sp. WCHAc010034, a genomic segment contains:
- a CDS encoding amino acid permease, whose translation MSNENLSSTSEDSELKRSLSNRHLQLIAIGGAIGTGLFMGSGKTISLAGPSILLIYMIIGFMVFFVMRALGELLLSNLHYKSFIDFSTDLIGPWAGYFVGWTYWLCWITIGIADLSAIIYYLQFFNGGNPFSPEEGVMISIAAIVFIMGLNLVTVKLFGELEFWFALIKIVAIVVLIGVGLWMIFTGFTSTAGEVASFTHLWSHGGLFPTGVTGFLAGFQIAIFAFVGVELVGTTAAETKDPEKNLPKAVNSIPIRIIVFYVLSLVIVMSVTPWNRIDPSISPFVNLFSQAGIAAAAIIMNLVVLSSVMSSMNSGVFSTSRMLFGLSREKQGPQAFGHLNKRAVPANALYFSAVCLLLGAGLQYFVPNTVEAFTLATTLSTILFICVWLMIIWSYIVYYKTRPELHAKSTFKLPGGLFTCWVLIVFFIGMIYVLSLEADTMKALMVSPIWFIILIIGYFGFYKPRHK comes from the coding sequence ATGTCAAATGAAAACCTCAGTTCAACTAGCGAAGATAGTGAACTAAAGCGCAGTTTATCCAACCGCCACCTGCAGCTCATTGCAATTGGCGGCGCGATTGGTACAGGTTTATTCATGGGGTCGGGCAAAACAATCAGCCTGGCGGGGCCGTCTATTCTGCTGATCTACATGATTATTGGCTTTATGGTGTTTTTCGTCATGCGCGCGCTTGGCGAACTGCTGCTGTCCAACCTGCACTACAAATCATTCATCGATTTTTCTACAGATCTGATTGGCCCGTGGGCCGGCTATTTTGTCGGCTGGACCTACTGGCTGTGCTGGATCACCATCGGCATCGCCGATCTTTCCGCAATTATCTACTACCTGCAGTTCTTTAACGGGGGCAATCCGTTCTCGCCTGAAGAAGGGGTGATGATCAGCATCGCCGCCATCGTCTTCATCATGGGCCTGAACCTGGTGACGGTCAAGCTGTTCGGCGAGCTGGAATTCTGGTTTGCGCTGATCAAGATTGTCGCCATTGTGGTGCTGATTGGCGTGGGCCTGTGGATGATCTTTACCGGCTTTACTTCAACGGCCGGCGAAGTGGCGTCATTTACGCATCTCTGGTCGCACGGCGGCTTATTCCCTACCGGCGTGACCGGCTTCCTGGCGGGCTTCCAGATTGCCATTTTTGCCTTTGTTGGGGTTGAGCTGGTCGGCACAACCGCAGCTGAAACCAAGGATCCTGAGAAAAACCTGCCGAAAGCGGTCAACTCAATTCCTATCCGCATCATTGTGTTCTATGTGCTGTCGCTGGTGATTGTCATGTCAGTTACGCCGTGGAACAGAATTGATCCAAGCATTTCGCCTTTCGTGAACCTGTTCAGCCAGGCGGGCATTGCCGCTGCGGCCATCATCATGAACCTGGTGGTGCTGTCTTCGGTGATGTCTTCAATGAACAGCGGCGTGTTTTCAACCAGCCGCATGCTGTTCGGCCTGTCGCGTGAAAAGCAGGGCCCGCAAGCCTTTGGCCATCTGAACAAGCGTGCTGTTCCCGCCAATGCGCTGTATTTCTCTGCAGTCTGCCTATTGCTGGGCGCTGGGCTGCAGTACTTTGTGCCGAATACCGTTGAAGCCTTCACATTGGCAACGACTTTATCGACAATTTTATTCATCTGCGTCTGGCTGATGATTATCTGGAGCTATATTGTCTATTATAAAACCCGTCCAGAACTGCATGCGAAATCAACATTCAAGCTGCCGGGCGGCTTGTTTACCTGCTGGGTGCTGATCGTCTTCTTTATAGGGATGATCTACGTGCTGTCTTTGGAAGCGGACACCATGAAAGCGCTGATGGTCAGCCCAATCTGGTTCATCATTCTGATTATCGGCTACTTCGGCTTCTATAAGCCAAGGCATAAATAA